TGTGCTTTGTGTGTCTTGAGCGCTTCGTCCGAGTTGCACACAGCCATGTCaacccccgccccccctcccccccttttcccctATCGTAACTATCAAAAGTGGTAACTGACCTGCCATTAAGGGCACATGCGACTTCGGGTATATAGACCCTTCCAAGCACAAGGGCAACATCACCTACACGCCTGTCATCGGCGACAACACCACTATCGGACGCTGGAGCTGGTCATCAACCGGCTACCAGGTAGGCCGCGGCCCCTTTGTCGCGCAGCACATCCACGGGGTCGCCGATACGGGGTCCAGCCTGAtcctgctgccgcagcgcatcgtcgacgactaCTGGGCGCGGGTGCCCGGTGCGAAGCGCGTCCGGGCCATGGGCGGGTACACGTTCCCgtgcggcgaggagctgcccgacTTTACgtttggcgtcgaggagcagcggtTCACGGTGCCGGGGGCGGCCATGCAGGCGACGCGCAGGacgcggagcagcagcaccagcagcagagccggcggcgaaggcgaccaAGGGGTTGGCGGctcttcggcggcagcggggaGGTGCTTTGGCGTCATACagggcaacggcggcggggtgaCGGTCTGGGGCAACCCGGCGCTGCAGACGGCGTTTGTTGTTTGGGACGTTGGGCGGAGGCGTCTTGGCTGGGCTCACCCTGCCTAATGAGTAGGATGGGGAATTGACATGTCATGGAACTTGTCACTTAGTGGCTGGGTCTCAAGCATGGCTCGgacacggcgtcgtcgttgaagcTGCGCAGTCTATAGGCACAAATGTTGACATGAGTTGACTATTTAAGTGCCTTAATATCTAAGGGTGGTGTGCTAGAATTGTAAAGTGTCTTAAGAATTAAATATATACTATTAATATACTAGTAAAAAACAAACACAACCCGCTACATAATAGAACCTGATATACCGGCACGAACCTAAGACGTTGATAATATAACCTCTGTGACCGCAACTTGTATAGCTCTGTGACCTTTGCAGCCCCTAAGACCTCCACAAGCTCCACAGCGGAAGCTACGAGTCTTGTAGTTAATAGCAAGGTTGCGCTTGGCTTCAGCTAAGACTTCCAGCCCCGACGTTGAGACCTGGTCTGAAGAGGACAGCGTAGTGCCAGCACCGACGCCTTGCTCGATTGCTTGCGGAACCGGGACCGAAACGGGTCAAACTTGCAAGCTGGACGGCTAGTGACGAGCGTAAGTCGAGATAATGCAGGTGTTGGCAATGAGTCTCGCCATTTCTGGATGAAACAGTACTATAACAGTGAAGACGCACTTGAGTCGTTATGGGGTCGATCCTTGACTACATTGCCAGTCTATTTTTCTGACATATCCTCTGCGCAACGGCCGGTGCTTTCCAAGGCAACCTGATCTTGGCAGCCAAAGACTCGGCCAGGGTGCGCAACGATAAGCGCAAACACGGAGACGACAATGAGCCTATATTGATTTCAGGAAACAAGTTACCATGAGTTGACTTTGAACTCACACATACACTCCCTCTAGGCCAATAAATAGGCCCTCGTTAGTGATGACGTCGGAATCGCGGTACCCCTGGCTCAGCTCGTAGCACCTGTAAGAGCACCGCCCTAGGATACAAAGAACGGCCAGGGAGAGAAAGCCGAAGAATACGCGCATCCTGGCGGTGATGGGCCTCTTGCCGGCAGAGCCGCTACTAAGAAAGTAGCGAATCATATAGTCAGCGAAGGAGAGGCAAAAGATGAAGAGTACGACGACCTgcaaggccaggccggcgagggccactTTGACACCCGTCTGgctggcgccgaggctgACAGTGgagagggcgccgcccgaggccTGGAGGGCGATGCAGACGAGGTCGGCCGCGATGAACATCCAGTagaagaagacgggcttGATGCGCGACAGGTCGGAAGCAAGGTGCTCGATGCTGTTGGGCACGGGGTTGGTGGTTAGCTCTGACCGGTGCGGGTGCCAACGACGCATATGTACGCATACTATACTCACGTCACAGAGAGCAGAATATATATAGCGGCCGAGTAAAATGCTGGCCCGCCGGTGATGAATATCACCTGGATGAGGAACCCGGCGTACGAGAACGGATTCGTATACAGGAGGATGCGTCCAACGTATCCGATAATCTCGGCGCCGCACCCGACCATCATAAAGACCATGAACCACCAGGTGCGCCAGCGCAAGCCAAGATAGACATGGATGTTCATTGCGACGAAGAACAGGGCCAGGAGGACGGCGTTGGCCCCCAGCGAGGGTCGATACTTGTAGGTGCTGAGCTCGACGGGGCAGATGGCGAGGGTGCAGTTTGCGCCGGGGCCGAAAacgacgacgttggcgggcgtggtcgtccgtggcgacggcgatggggACGTCATGATGGGTGGGGGGCTTGCTTTTTAGCTGTGCAGAGAAGACGAGTCTGGTGAGGCAGACTCGCTCATGAATTTCCCTTTATGTTAGTTTTGATGATGGATTGGGGCCATTTGACCGGGGGTGAAAGTGTCGACTCGTCTCGCCTGCAGTCTGCGAGGGAGCGGCGATGGAAGGCTGAAGACGAAACGCGGTGTTTGTCGGCTGCAGAGTGATGGAGGATTGAATGGCTTCGCGTTTTATTGACACATCAGGTCGGTCACATAGTGATTCCAAGGCGAGAGAGACGTCCGAATCTAGACTGTACCagtaatataataatatttcACCCTGGGGAGACTATAGACACGGGTTTCCCAATGGGGCCaggcctcgtcatcgcacAGGTTAGTGATTCAACGCATATGCAGCCTGGCCGTTCGTTGGCGCTTATCCTGGCGTGTTAGACGAGGTTAATAAATGCAAGGTTGCGCGTCAAGTCCTTTCGCCGCCAGGCTTGCAGGACTCGCTTGACCGTGGTTGGTCGCCGTTTGGCCAAGCAAGCGTTCTGGGGCAGGAAACAGACCGAGAAAACAGGCCGaagagtacgaagtacgaagcaGGACAGGTGATACCGCACGTGATACCCTTGACAAAACATTAGTTTCGGAAACCGTAACAACCGTTCAGTTCAGGTTAGAATAATAAGTCAACTCCGCCGATGAGTGAGTTTGTGttgcccacccacccactctGTTCAACGCATAGTGTCCACTTCGCAGCAATCTCACCGCCTCGCCATTTACACAACATCATCATGACATTGGATCAGGATTCCCTAGCCCGCTTAGCTAGGGATATTCCGCACAACGGCGATTTGAACTATGTCACTAGGATGCGGATACGCCATGAGGTTGCGGAGCAGGATCTCGAAGCACTGCTCCGGTTGGAACGAATCTGCGCCGACCGTGCCTATGCGGCTTGGCGATCGAAATTTGCACACGATGACGAACCGATGCAGCTTTTATCAGAAGCGTTGAGGGATCCACACAACTCAAGTCTGCCAGTCGCTCTTGACTCTTTATACACCAAGCTGGATGACGCGTTGGAACCGGAAAACTTCCTGGCAGTCTATGCCGGATTTGCTTGTTTAAACACCGCCTACCACGCTATTGCTCGCGAGATGTACGACCAAGACTCAGAAAACGGCGAAATTGACATCGATCCGCAACATTGGTCACCGTGCTTCCTTGCCTCGCTCGttgcggcaggcggcgcccccTGGGAGCCGAATACAGACCCCGTGGCTCGCCGCGAGTTTTGGCAATGGTACCTGCTGAACGCTGTTCCGTCTGCATGCCTACAGTGACCGTTTTAGGCTCGAAGCACTCGGCATAACTAAGGCGACCACGACCTAGACCCATTGACATAAATAATACCCTTCCATAGCGCAACCTTCACACGCTATATATAACCGCTACTACTAGCTACGTTGGTCGGACTATATCCCCGGTGTTGTCAGCAAACTCCAATgactcactcactcattaGCCCTATTAACCAGCTTCAACGTCAACGTCAACTTCATAATTTCACTTTTATACCCGTGCCATCCATTGTGTCAGAGCAAAACTCAGTCTGGTTCTTGCCCAATCTGACAGTCTCTACCTTCAGAAAAAGAGAAACATAAATTGGGAGTGAGGTTGCGACTCAAGCAAGGCCATCGCCCAGCCGCACCCAGGCAATAAACAGTCcgtctccatggccgccgccaccactcCCACACGCCGCACAGCCTACATCCGCACCATCATCGACCACCCTGTCCCATACAACGACACCGACTGGTGCAACCTGCGCACCTGGTTGCGCTTCTGGGTCGGCCAGGACGCGGGGGCCATCTTCGGCACActgccgaagacgacgacgacgacatccggCCTGCGAACTGCTACCACCGTCGTGGATATTCGGCACCATTACGTCTTGGCATATCGCATCGCCTCAGACgccttcgtcctcgactGGCTCATCGCCTGCTCCGTGAAGGGCAacctccgcctcgcgcggGACGACTTCACCGTCTACCTCTCGCTGGCGCAGGCGTGCGACCCCGCGAATACGGAGCTCTTCCGACGGCTGGAGAGCGAGTCTGTGTCTGTGCACATCGTCTCGtcaggaggcggcggcggcggcgcctcacgaacgaggaggacgagcaggaagaagaaagagaagacgacgacagcagcagcagcagcagcagaggagGCCGAAAATGAAGAGGTCGTCGAAGAACAAGACGCAGCATGCGTAGACGCGGTCCTCCTCTCCACAAGCGACTACCTCCTCGAAACGCACCTctcccgcgcccgcggcatCACCCCCTTCCACAGCCCGTGGCGCATCTCcctccgccacggccacgcaCAGCCATCCCGCGCAGCCGAGGAGAGCCACGCGTACTTTCGAGGCCGACTGCAGGCGCGTATGGGTGGCCACACAGCGCGCTCATGCTCGTACCCGCACCCCAAAAGTGACGCCTGGCGGCGCGACCACGCGTGCCCCTCGTGCGGGAAGCGGTGCAAGCGGAGTAAAGGGTGTCGGACCACGGGCGAGTGGTGGGTAGAAGGGAtgtcggaggaggagcggcgatggggcgggggcgtggatacgtcggcgccgcggccgcccgagTTTGAGAAGGACTGGAGGAGCTTAAGCGTTGAAGATGTCGTGGCGCGCTATAGCAAGGGGTGGGGGTCGCGCGTCGGCTGGAGGTGGCAGTCGGTTGATACGTTCTCAGGGGAGTGAGGGTGAGCTCAGGGACCATGGACTGAACCCATGAGAGAAAAGGGGCGGCGTAGTTTTGACAGAACCAAAGTAAGCCTTATTGAAATGACTGTCGTCGGCAGATTAACCCGGACGGGCACAAGCTACACTAATCTGTGCCTCATTACGTCCCCACTAGATATCATACCCGACCTCGCGACATCATCTAGGCTCCGGGTTTTCGCGGAGGGCGGCTCGCCGGGACGGACTGCACCGTATGGTATAATGCCCAGCATCATGCTGGTGCGAATCTGGCGGTTTCTCTCGCTGTCTCGCGCGCTGGAtctggcggcagcgcgctCAGGGAACTTGAGGCTCGCAATGGTGCTGGGCATGGCTGTTGTGGTTGGCGCCTgccactcgtcgtcggacagcCAGTGCTTGATGCTATGGGCCATGTAGTGCGTATCGCGGTCGTCCAGAAAGTAGCGTGACGACATGGCTATGGAAGTCAAGAGCGAGTCTTTGGGCAGGTGTACGCTGTGGCGGGCCAGCTCTGCCTCGGTCAGGCCTTTTCTCTTGGAGGGGTCCATCACAGGGTGCCATGTGGTCGACTCTCAAATACGGTTGTATATAAACTTGGACTCGAGCTGGGGGACTTACACGGGCCGGCTAGGTAGCGACCAGCGAGTCGAGACTTGCTGGGCATGGCCCGTTCGTTGGTCACTGTCAGTCACGTCATCCGCTCTCCCCTAGTCCTCGGGATTCCGTCCTTTTCTTCCTTGACACCTTCACGCCCAGACTGGCCATGACGAGTCCAAGACGAACAAGCCTGCTGACATGGCTTCAAGTCCTATGGGGGCCTGGATGACGATGCGTGAGGTACTGAGGCTGTCCAGACTCCACTGGCTTTAGGTTCGACCTttgcgacgcgggcggcgcaacCTGGCCTAGGAGACTGTCACACCAGACCCGTGGAGATGGTTGGACATGTGTATGCATGAATGCATTGGGGGATGGACGATGCATGGCGGGATGCAAAAGGGAGGGCGTTGGCGGATAATCGGGCGTGGGCCTCGTTTCGTCCCGCCCGTCGTCCTTTGCACCTTCGCACCTTCCGCTTCGCGTCTTCGCTCTTTCCCCCTCGCGAAgagacgagcggcgcgcccacacgtgcttgcttgctagGTATCATGCACTCGGTCCGCGTGACCTGACTTACACCGTCAACCTGCCAATAGTCACGACTCCCTCGTCCAACATGCTTAACGTATCAACCACGTACATAGACTACGATATATAATGTCTCATTTTTACTATACCGAGTACTGCTCCGTCACTCAGAAAGCAAACCTTGCCAGCGGGGATTGCAAGTGTGGCACGCTCACCCCACGGGTGCCCTGCTGTTGAGCGACGGAGAtgcgccaacgccaacgcgGAGCCTCTCTGACTCCAAGCCGTGGCCCTCCCATAAGCATATAGTCTCCCAAAGCAAGGCAAAAAGACTTGCCTAGAGCGACACCGGTCGTAGAATGTACCAATTCATGTGTGCTTCGTATTATCATCCTACGGAACCCCATACCAGCTTCCTCTTGTACGCCCACGCAGACACCAGACCAGCCTCCACGCAAACTTGCGTCTTTCGACGCCACCCATGCTACCTCTGGGTTGCTACAAAATGTACTTGCCAGTGTAATCCTACAAGTGTCACTGATGCAAAACTCAAAAGTTCAAGACCCTACGGCCCGAGTCACGTCTGGCACACGTCGTAGTCAACCAACGTTCTCCTTGCTGTCAGCAAATGGAGTGAggcgcgcgctcgagctgcaccgccgcgcctcgtcctcgtcctcaacaGTTCTCGCAGACGTCGGAGTGAAGGTGCGAAGGCGCTTCAAACCCTTTtcccccgtcgtcgttgctgcgCTGCCAACCATCGCGTCACCGAGAGGCACCCTCAAGCCACTCGCGTCTGTACCTTGACAAGGGACACGGCTAGTGTCAGAGCGCCCCTTGCTCTGCGGACTGTTCGCCTGCGACGGCACCGTGCATACAGGCATACCGCCGCCTGACGGGATGAACATTTGCTGCGAGACCCGCCGCATGTCGACGTGGTCCTGGGCTGAAGCCATGGACATATCCGACGCCGAGTGTGCCCTTCCATGGTCCCGGTTCTCTTTGCGCGACTTGACCTCCATTGCAGGCTCTTGGTTTGCCTGGCATTGTAGCTGGAACTGGATTGGCATCGGCTGGTTCAGCAATGAGTTGGTCAGAGAATTGGCCAGCTCCGCAGGGATCACCGAGTTGTGCGAGAGCATGGGAAACGGCACCGCTGGTCAATATTCTGTTAGTGGTCGAGACGGCTCTTGCGAAGCATTTCACGTACCTTCGGCCTCAAAGGCTCCCGTGCCGCATGTTGTTGGCGTGTTCGTGGGCACTCGAAGATGGGCGGACCCATCCTCCTCTCGCGCAACACCCAAGTCGGCCGGCATTACTGACTGTCCTGAAGCTTCTCTATTGCTCATCGGCGTGTAGTCGGGCATGCTGATGTCGGTGCTCATCCTTCGGGCGTCATGTCGATGTtgcgcaccgtcgtcgtcccacgGCGGCACACCTTGGCCACTGGCCATCAGCCAGTCAAAATAGGCATTTTTGTTTGTAAATGGATCGACCAAGTTCTCTCCCAGGCACTCCACAGAGCTTGGAAGTACCGCCGAGCCCTGCAATCCAAAGCGCGTCGGAGCGTGTGGCACCGTAGCTCTTCGTGAGGGTGCAGGCACGCCGCCCCGAGGGAGGacgcttcgccgccgcggggaaTGGGCATGCGAATCCGCATCGCCCGAGGGA
Above is a genomic segment from Purpureocillium takamizusanense chromosome 2, complete sequence containing:
- a CDS encoding uncharacterized protein (COG:S~EggNog:ENOG503P20K~TransMembrane:7 (o43-63i70-88o100-129i141-160o180-203i223-241o261-280i)) encodes the protein MTSPSPSPRTTTPANVVVFGPGANCTLAICPVELSTYKYRPSLGANAVLLALFFVAMNIHVYLGLRWRTWWFMVFMMVGCGAEIIGYVGRILLYTNPFSYAGFLIQVIFITGGPAFYSAAIYILLSVTIEHLASDLSRIKPVFFYWMFIAADLVCIALQASGGALSTVSLGASQTGVKVALAGLALQVVVLFIFCLSFADYMIRYFLSSGSAGKRPITARMRVFFGFLSLAVLCILGRCSYRCYELSQGYRDSDVITNEGLFIGLEGVLIVVSVFALIVAHPGRVFGCQDQVALESTGRCAEDMSEK
- a CDS encoding uncharacterized protein (COG:S~EggNog:ENOG503P20K~TransMembrane:6 (i43-63o69-88i100-123o143-167i179-203o223-241i)), with the translated sequence MTSPSPSPRTTTPANVVVFGPGANCTLAICPVELSTYKYRPSLGANAVLLALFFVAMNIHVYLGLRWRTWWFMVFMMVGCGAEIIGYVGRILLYTNPFSYAGFLIQVIFITGGPAFYSAAIYILLSVTIEHLASDLSRIKPVFFYWMFIAADLVCIALQASGGALSTVSLGASQTGVKVALAGLALQVVVLFIFCLSFADYMIRYFLSSGSAGKRPITARMRVFFGFLSLAVLCILGRCSYRCYELSQGYRDSDVITNEGLFIGLEGVYV
- a CDS encoding uncharacterized protein (COG:S~EggNog:ENOG5024RIQ) gives rise to the protein MTLDQDSLARLARDIPHNGDLNYVTRMRIRHEVAEQDLEALLRLERICADRAYAAWRSKFAHDDEPMQLLSEALRDPHNSSLPVALDSLYTKLDDALEPENFLAVYAGFACLNTAYHAIAREMYDQDSENGEIDIDPQHWSPCFLASLVAAGGAPWEPNTDPVARREFWQWYLLNAVPSACLQ
- a CDS encoding uncharacterized protein (EggNog:ENOG503PIE6), which codes for MAAATTPTRRTAYIRTIIDHPVPYNDTDWCNLRTWLRFWVGQDAGAIFGTLPKTTTTTSGLRTATTVVDIRHHYVLAYRIASDAFVLDWLIACSVKGNLRLARDDFTVYLSLAQACDPANTELFRRLESESVSVHIVSSGGGGGGASRTRRTSRKKKEKTTTAAAAAAEEAENEEVVEEQDAACVDAVLLSTSDYLLETHLSRARGITPFHSPWRISLRHGHAQPSRAAEESHAYFRGRLQARMGGHTARSCSYPHPKSDAWRRDHACPSCGKRCKRSKGCRTTGEWWVEGMSEEERRWGGGVDTSAPRPPEFEKDWRSLSVEDVVARYSKGWGSRVGWRWQSVDTFSGE
- a CDS encoding uncharacterized protein (COG:U~EggNog:ENOG503NUAW); this encodes MDPSKRKGLTEAELARHSVHLPKDSLLTSIAMSSRYFLDDRDTHYMAHSIKHWLSDDEWQAPTTTAMPSTIASLKFPERAAARSSARDSERNRQIRTSMMLGIIPYGAVRPGEPPSAKTRSLDDVARSGMISSGDVMRHRLV
- a CDS encoding uncharacterized protein (EggNog:ENOG503P2F1); protein product: MRYQDWDILLFPTDCKIPIKEFKVACHVVHDAEFAQSHGSLGLPTVCCFVPSLPAGSNFQVSIHSWSTPIVSQFTRAYSEFSEAVKFEARLYIDGRLVASTTLNRDYCSPHVIAHTCDVAKSGKLEPLRFPLFQRELLQQSHWSPADDLGRIKVVLSEGFPRDSLSLPVERVKNIVMFSFQHAPLDVLEAACIAWPNASLWQRVPFTSSMPVPSYPSGDADSHAHSPRRRSVLPRGGVPAPSRRATVPHAPTRFGLQGSAVLPSSVECLGENLVDPFTNKNAYFDWLMASGQGVPPWDDDGAQHRHDARRMSTDISMPDYTPMSNREASGQSVMPADLGVAREEDGSAHLRVPTNTPTTCGTGAFEAEAVPFPMLSHNSVIPAELANSLTNSLLNQPMPIQFQLQCQANQEPAMEVKSRKENRDHGRAHSASDMSMASAQDHVDMRRVSQQMFIPSGGGMPVCTVPSQANSPQSKGRSDTSRVPCQGTDASGLRVPLGDAMVGSAATTTGEKGLKRLRTFTPTSARTVEDEDEARRCSSSARLTPFADSKENVG